GGATTGATTGCACGCTTCCACCTACAGGGATGGATCGACGCCGGAGCCGCCGTCCGGATTCATTCCGACGACGGCCGGGCCGCCGAGTTGGCACACGAGTTCGGTGCCCGGGCCGCCGGCTCCCTCGCCGAGGCGCTGGATGGTGTGGATGCCGTGGACATCTGCACCCCGACCGGCACCCACCGTGAGATCGCCCTGGCCGCCATCGGCAAGGGCGTGGATGTGGTGTGCGAGAAGCCCCTGGCGGCCACCGTCGCGGAGGCCGAGGAGATCGTCGAAGCGTCGGAGCGGGCCGGTGTGCGGCTCTACCCGGCCCACGACGTGCGGTTCGCACCGGCATTCGCTCGGCTCCACGATCTGGTGGCGTCCGGCCGCGTGGGCGAGGGCGCGGTCGCTCGGTTCTGTTTCTCCGCCTACCACCCGCGACCCTGGACCGGGCACGCGTCCGCGCAGTCCGGCGGGATCCTGACCGACCAGATGCTGCACGGTGTCGATCTCGCGTACTGGATCTTCGGGGAGGTCGTTCGGGTGTACGCCTGCTACCAGGGTGAGATCGCCACACCGGCGCCGGCGGGGGCCGTGGCGACCGGCACCGCCGTGCTCACCCACACCAACGGTGCGATCAGTCAGGTCGTGAGCCGGTGGACGGCCACGCCGCAACCGCCCGTCCGGGTGGCCTTCCACGTCTCGGGTACCGGCGGGACGGTGAGCCACGACTCGCGGTGGCCCCAGCAGGTGCGGGTCGCCGACGGTGCGGCCGGCGACGTCGGCTACGGCGGGACGTCGGTGTTCGCCACCGAGATGCGCGAGTTCGCCGATGCCTTCGCGGGAGGGCCCGAGCCGCGCCTGGGGGCCCGCGACGCACTGGCCGCGGTCCGCCTCACGCAGGCCGCCGCGGAGTCCGCGTGGACGGGCCGTGCCGTGGAACTGCCGGTGAAGGGAGCCGCCGCATGAGAGTCGCCGTCCTGTCCCTGGCGCACGAACACGCCAGCACCTACGCCCGGGTGTTGCACGAGATGCCCGACGTCGAGCTGCTCATCGCCGACCCCGACGGTTCGCCGGACGGCCACGCTCTCGGCCAACGCGTCGCCGGGCAACTCGGTGTTTCCTATGCGAACGACTGGGACGAGGTGTTCGAGTGGCTACCCAACGCCGTGGTGATCACCAGTGAGGTCGGCCGGCACCGGGAGCTGGTCGAGCGGATGGCCGAGGCGGAGACGTTCGTGCTCTGTGCCCAACCGTTGGCACCCACCGAACTCGACGTCAAGGCCATGGTGGACGCCTGCGACATGGCGGGGGTCCGGCTCACGGTCGCGTCCCCGGCCTGCCACAGCGAGGCGTTCGCCGCGGTGCGCCGAGGGATCGCCGACGGCGTCGTCGGCACGCTGACCACCATCCACGGCTCCTACCACACCCCCCCGGTCGGCGGGGACGGCGGAGTGCTCGCCGTCAACGCCGCGTACCTGCTCGACCTGGTGGACATGGTGCTCGACGGGGACCCGGCGACCCGGGTGTACGCCCAGACGAACACCGTGCTCAGCGGACGGACAGGTGCCGAGAGCGCGGCCGTGCTCACCGTCTCGTACCGCGGTGGCATCGTCGCCTCGTTCGACTGCGGCTGGAGCCGGTCGGCGGGTGGACCAGCCCTGACCTTCGTCGGCGACCGGGCGAGCGTGGAGTACGACGCCGCGCCGCGGCTCCTCGGCGGATTCGACGCCGCCGCCGGCGGTGAGCGGTGGGAACCGGGCGGCGAGGACCTGTACCCGCTGATGCTCAGAGATTTCCTCGGCACGATCGAGACCGGTACGGGAGTCGGCCCGGACGGCCAGGCCGGGCTGCGCACGCAGCGGATCATCGAGGCCGCCCACACGTCTTTGCGGACCGGCCAGCCGGTCGACATCGGATGACGCCGCCGGCCCCTGGCCGGGGGCGACGAACGAGCGGACGGAACGCAACTCCCGGATGCGGAGCCAGATGTGCCGGGGCGGTCATCTCGCGCCCAGGTTCCGGGCGGAACGACCCGGCGAGAGTTGGAGGCCGTGATGAGTGTCACGCAGGTGAAGGTCATTCTCAGTGGTGGACCGGCCGATTTGTCGACGATGCAGCTCAGTGTCCCGGAGGTGGCGCTGGGACAGACCCTCAAGGTTCGGCACGGGACCGGCTACGAGCACTTTCTCCACGACGGTGAATACCGGACGGAGAACGGATACCAGGCCGCGGTGTTCCGCTGGACCGGCCGCACGAAGATCGCCGAATAGCAGCCGCTCATCCGCACACCATCACCGAGTGAGAAGGACGCCATGACCGACGCCATTTCCTTCGAGGTGCCGTGGGCGCGAACCGACAAGTTCGATCCGCCCGCGGTATTCGACACGTTGCGCGAACAGCGCCCGCTCGCGCGGATGCGCTACCCGGACGGGCATGTCGGCTGGATCGTCTCCAGCTACGAGCTGGTGCGTGAGGTGCTCAGCG
The sequence above is a segment of the Micromonospora sp. WMMA1363 genome. Coding sequences within it:
- a CDS encoding Gfo/Idh/MocA family oxidoreductase, with protein sequence MRQLEVALIGAGLIARFHLQGWIDAGAAVRIHSDDGRAAELAHEFGARAAGSLAEALDGVDAVDICTPTGTHREIALAAIGKGVDVVCEKPLAATVAEAEEIVEASERAGVRLYPAHDVRFAPAFARLHDLVASGRVGEGAVARFCFSAYHPRPWTGHASAQSGGILTDQMLHGVDLAYWIFGEVVRVYACYQGEIATPAPAGAVATGTAVLTHTNGAISQVVSRWTATPQPPVRVAFHVSGTGGTVSHDSRWPQQVRVADGAAGDVGYGGTSVFATEMREFADAFAGGPEPRLGARDALAAVRLTQAAAESAWTGRAVELPVKGAAA
- a CDS encoding Gfo/Idh/MocA family oxidoreductase, translating into MRVAVLSLAHEHASTYARVLHEMPDVELLIADPDGSPDGHALGQRVAGQLGVSYANDWDEVFEWLPNAVVITSEVGRHRELVERMAEAETFVLCAQPLAPTELDVKAMVDACDMAGVRLTVASPACHSEAFAAVRRGIADGVVGTLTTIHGSYHTPPVGGDGGVLAVNAAYLLDLVDMVLDGDPATRVYAQTNTVLSGRTGAESAAVLTVSYRGGIVASFDCGWSRSAGGPALTFVGDRASVEYDAAPRLLGGFDAAAGGERWEPGGEDLYPLMLRDFLGTIETGTGVGPDGQAGLRTQRIIEAAHTSLRTGQPVDIG
- a CDS encoding DUF5988 family protein, whose amino-acid sequence is MSVTQVKVILSGGPADLSTMQLSVPEVALGQTLKVRHGTGYEHFLHDGEYRTENGYQAAVFRWTGRTKIAE